A portion of the Anoxybacillus gonensis genome contains these proteins:
- a CDS encoding MtnX-like HAD-IB family phosphatase produces MNKWAFVSDFDGTISHQDFYWIVIEKYFPEGKQLFQQWRDGKMKDIDFLSTVFTSIHQDEEKIIEDIYHIPIDETVLPFITRIQQNGGDFYVLSAGTDYYIRHILKKYNIHGVDIFSNEGYYHDKNIHMRIDPNHIHYSERYGIDKSSVVRTLKQTYKTVYFIGDSEPDVHAAKVADVTFAKGTLQSLLREQHIPFVPVNTFADVERYLQEKGVLK; encoded by the coding sequence ATGAACAAATGGGCATTTGTTTCTGACTTTGACGGAACGATCTCTCATCAAGACTTTTATTGGATCGTTATTGAAAAATATTTTCCTGAAGGTAAACAGTTGTTTCAACAATGGCGTGACGGAAAAATGAAAGATATTGACTTTTTAAGCACCGTCTTTACATCCATTCATCAAGATGAAGAAAAAATTATTGAAGATATTTATCACATTCCGATTGACGAAACGGTTTTACCCTTTATTACACGCATCCAGCAAAATGGGGGCGATTTTTACGTGCTAAGTGCGGGGACGGATTACTATATTCGCCATATTTTAAAAAAATACAATATACATGGCGTAGACATTTTTTCTAATGAAGGGTATTATCACGATAAAAATATTCATATGCGCATCGATCCGAATCATATTCATTATTCAGAACGATACGGCATCGATAAATCAAGTGTCGTTCGCACATTAAAACAAACGTACAAAACGGTTTATTTTATCGGCGATAGTGAACCAGATGTTCATGCAGCGAAAGTCGCAGATGTCACATTTGCAAAAGGCACTTTGCAATCGTTGTTGCGCGAACAACATATTCCTTTTGTTCCTGTGAACACATTTGCGGACGTTGAACGTTATTTACAAGAAAAAGGAGTATTGAAATGA
- a CDS encoding diacylglycerol/lipid kinase family protein, with translation MVLYFIVNPSAKNEKCKEIWKKIERTLRDHHIRYHVVFTQKQGDGTKLAKQIAGQTHEPFILIAVGGDGTIHEVMNGVEMYDHVTVGYIPAGTGNDFARGINIPITWRKALSQMLLRVKDMHVEPYDIGTFKGVKQGVFVNSVGCGFDAHISRKVNHSRWKHLLNRLYLGKFVYVFYLLKELFIYKPTVVQLTVDQKQYTFSNAWLVTVANHPYYGGGMKIAPFAQSNDQYFDVVVVDNISRLKLLALFVTVFWGGHIRMKEVHTFQGKYIHICSNMSLPLHADGEQIGEGEITISVNKQIRVLK, from the coding sequence TTGGTACTATATTTTATTGTAAATCCTTCAGCGAAAAATGAGAAATGTAAAGAAATATGGAAAAAAATCGAACGAACACTTCGAGATCATCACATTCGTTATCATGTTGTATTTACACAAAAACAAGGAGACGGAACGAAGCTAGCGAAACAAATCGCTGGACAAACGCATGAACCGTTTATATTAATTGCAGTTGGTGGAGACGGAACGATCCATGAGGTGATGAACGGTGTTGAAATGTATGATCATGTTACTGTCGGATACATTCCAGCTGGAACAGGAAATGATTTTGCCCGAGGGATAAACATCCCGATAACGTGGAGAAAAGCGCTTAGTCAAATGTTATTACGTGTGAAGGATATGCATGTCGAACCGTATGATATCGGAACGTTTAAAGGTGTGAAACAAGGTGTTTTTGTGAATAGTGTCGGTTGTGGATTCGATGCACATATTTCACGAAAGGTGAATCATTCGAGATGGAAACATCTTTTGAATAGATTATATTTAGGAAAGTTTGTTTATGTGTTTTATTTATTGAAAGAGTTGTTTATATATAAACCGACCGTTGTGCAATTGACAGTTGATCAAAAACAATATACGTTTTCGAATGCGTGGCTTGTCACTGTTGCGAATCATCCGTATTATGGCGGTGGAATGAAGATTGCTCCATTTGCACAGTCAAATGATCAATATTTTGATGTAGTTGTTGTCGATAATATATCCCGTCTAAAATTACTCGCTTTATTTGTGACGGTTTTTTGGGGTGGTCATATAAGGATGAAAGAAGTACATACGTTTCAAGGGAAATATATTCATATTTGCAGCAATATGTCTCTTCCTCTCCATGCAGATGGCGAGCAAATTGGCGAAGGCGAAATTACGATTTCAGTAAACAAACAAATACGTGTGCTGAAGTAG
- a CDS encoding rhodanese-like domain-containing protein, which translates to MKKWTALLFTFLLIISGCAQERYTNISVDEAAQMIQKGDVVVLDVRTEEEYASGHIPGAMLLPLQQLQERINELKKDETYIVVCRSGNRSAQASELLAKEGFTNIYNMTGGMNEWNGDVEK; encoded by the coding sequence ATGAAAAAATGGACTGCTCTTTTATTCACATTTCTCCTCATCATAAGCGGATGTGCACAAGAGCGCTATACAAACATTTCTGTTGATGAAGCCGCACAAATGATACAAAAAGGAGACGTTGTCGTTCTCGATGTTCGCACGGAAGAAGAATACGCTTCTGGTCATATTCCGGGCGCGATGTTACTTCCTTTACAACAACTGCAAGAGCGCATAAATGAATTGAAAAAAGACGAGACATATATCGTTGTTTGTCGTTCAGGTAATCGCTCAGCGCAAGCAAGCGAATTACTAGCGAAAGAAGGGTTTACAAATATATATAATATGACTGGCGGCATGAACGAGTGGAATGGTGATGTTGAAAAATAG
- a CDS encoding DNA topoisomerase III has protein sequence MKVIIAEKPDQGKTLASIFQTKKREGYIEILPNELFPKGAYMTWAVGHLFELASPETYEASWKRWTLDTLPIIPDRFQYKMDRKKAKQFSIIKQLLRQPEVTEIIHAGDAGREGELIIRNIIYMSGVKKPIKRLWISSLTPKAIEQGFRQLLDENETRPLYEEAYARTCADWLVGMNASRVYTILLKQKGMNDVFSVGRVQTPTLALIVRREKEIEQFRPEPFWEVVATFDVNGKRYEGKWWHENETRTYDQQLAEKVSAFCRGKQVEIEEVTCERKTFLPPLLFNLSTLQATANKRFKYSPQKTLDILQNLYQKGYVSYPRSDSQYVTKGEAETFPHILKELAQKKEYASYFPLAHDSILHNKRYVNEKKVTDHYAIIPTEQVPDLEKLSHDERNIYDLIVRRLIAAHCEEAVFDYTTIITLVDGRARFISKGKKQIQAGWRNVLMSQDDDVQLLPNVQSGEKGTVYDVHVKEGKTQPPKRYTEGELITLMKTAGKFLDDEQLEKVLAKTEGLGTEATRASIITTLKERNYIEIKNNQVYATDKGKVLIEAIGPHILASPEMTAKWEQRLSEIGERKASATHFMEQVKKLAAKIVTDAVQMASGWSFEGLDTASIQRKKKTTIGKQVGVCKLCGGSVIDKGSFYGCVNYTKTKCSFTISKTMLGKSISQTNIKKLLTEGKTNVIKGFKKGENTFNAALIWDEKEKRISFSFEK, from the coding sequence ATGAAAGTGATTATTGCTGAAAAACCGGATCAAGGAAAGACGCTTGCATCTATTTTTCAAACAAAAAAACGAGAAGGGTATATTGAAATTTTACCGAATGAGCTGTTTCCGAAAGGTGCTTATATGACATGGGCAGTTGGACATTTATTTGAGTTAGCTTCTCCGGAAACGTATGAAGCAAGCTGGAAGCGGTGGACACTAGATACGTTGCCGATTATTCCTGATCGTTTTCAATATAAAATGGATCGAAAAAAGGCGAAACAATTTTCTATCATTAAACAATTGCTCCGTCAGCCAGAAGTGACAGAAATTATTCATGCAGGCGATGCAGGGAGAGAAGGAGAATTGATTATTCGAAATATCATTTATATGAGCGGCGTCAAAAAACCGATCAAACGGCTGTGGATTTCATCGTTAACACCGAAAGCAATCGAACAAGGGTTTCGCCAGTTGTTAGATGAAAACGAGACGCGTCCGCTATATGAAGAGGCGTATGCGCGGACGTGTGCCGATTGGCTTGTTGGTATGAACGCATCGAGAGTGTATACAATTTTATTGAAACAAAAAGGGATGAACGATGTTTTTTCCGTCGGGCGTGTACAAACGCCGACGCTTGCATTAATTGTGAGACGAGAAAAAGAAATTGAACAGTTTCGTCCCGAGCCGTTTTGGGAAGTTGTTGCTACGTTTGATGTGAATGGAAAACGATACGAAGGAAAGTGGTGGCATGAAAATGAAACAAGAACATATGATCAGCAGCTCGCCGAAAAGGTGAGCGCATTTTGCAGAGGAAAACAAGTAGAGATAGAAGAAGTGACATGTGAGCGAAAAACATTTTTACCGCCGCTTTTGTTTAATTTGTCAACATTACAAGCAACAGCCAACAAGCGATTTAAATATTCACCACAAAAAACACTGGATATATTACAAAATCTATACCAAAAAGGATATGTATCGTATCCGCGTTCGGATTCACAATATGTCACGAAAGGGGAAGCGGAAACGTTTCCGCACATTTTAAAGGAGCTTGCGCAAAAGAAAGAGTATGCTTCTTACTTTCCGCTTGCTCATGATTCAATTTTACATAATAAACGTTATGTAAACGAAAAGAAAGTAACGGATCACTATGCCATTATTCCGACTGAACAAGTTCCAGATTTGGAAAAACTGAGCCATGATGAGCGAAATATTTACGATCTGATCGTTCGACGATTGATCGCTGCCCATTGTGAAGAGGCGGTATTTGACTATACGACGATAATCACTCTCGTCGATGGGCGAGCACGTTTCATTTCAAAAGGAAAAAAGCAAATACAAGCAGGATGGCGGAACGTCCTTATGTCACAAGATGATGATGTACAACTTTTACCAAATGTACAAAGCGGAGAAAAAGGAACGGTATATGATGTGCATGTGAAAGAGGGAAAAACACAGCCGCCAAAGCGATACACGGAAGGCGAACTCATTACGTTAATGAAGACAGCAGGGAAATTTTTAGACGATGAACAACTAGAAAAAGTATTAGCAAAAACAGAAGGACTCGGCACGGAAGCGACGCGCGCCTCCATTATTACAACATTAAAGGAGCGAAACTATATCGAAATAAAAAATAATCAAGTATATGCAACCGATAAAGGAAAAGTATTAATTGAAGCAATCGGTCCACATATTTTAGCGTCACCCGAGATGACAGCGAAATGGGAGCAACGGTTAAGTGAAATTGGTGAACGGAAAGCGTCAGCGACACATTTTATGGAACAAGTCAAAAAATTAGCAGCGAAAATTGTAACAGATGCGGTGCAAATGGCAAGCGGCTGGTCATTTGAAGGGCTTGATACTGCTTCGATTCAGCGGAAGAAAAAAACAACGATCGGAAAACAAGTTGGGGTTTGTAAGCTTTGTGGGGGCTCGGTCATTGATAAAGGTTCGTTTTACGGTTGTGTCAACTATACAAAAACAAAGTGCTCATTTACGATTTCAAAAACGATGTTAGGAAAATCCATTTCACAAACAAACATAAAAAAATTGTTAACAGAAGGAAAGACAAATGTCATCAAAGGGTTTAAAAAAGGAGAAAACACATTTAACGCCGCGCTCATATGGGATGAAAAAGAAAAACGTATATCGTTTTCGTTTGAAAAATAG
- a CDS encoding NAD(P)/FAD-dependent oxidoreductase: MNRYIVIGAGIVGASVAFHLAKEKVQVILIDREDRGQATDAAAGIICPWTSQRRNKKWYALAKGGAAFYPHLIEQLQTYGHQTGYKRVGAICLHHDHNKLQSMEERLYNRREEAPEIGEIIRLSSQDVKTRFPVLSDEYEALYVSGAARVDGRALRRSLIHAAIQLGATYIKGSATLLHKNNRVIGATVANKCYEGDAVIVAAGVWAKSLLLPLSIDFLITPQRAQIVHLQNLEQHTDHWPVVMPPNNQYILAFPKGKIVVGATHEDGVGIDCRVTAGGIYEVLHKALTVAPHLADWTHVETRVGFRPHAPNFLPVFGAVPQIEGLYVANGLGASGLTAGPYVGFELAKMILGQSTSLQRSDYDVAQAIRFL, from the coding sequence ATGAATCGTTATATCGTCATCGGGGCTGGAATTGTTGGTGCTTCTGTCGCCTTTCACCTAGCAAAAGAAAAAGTGCAGGTGATTTTGATCGATCGTGAAGACCGAGGGCAAGCAACAGATGCGGCAGCAGGAATCATTTGCCCGTGGACGTCACAACGGCGAAATAAAAAGTGGTATGCACTTGCCAAAGGCGGTGCGGCATTTTATCCCCATCTCATTGAACAATTACAAACATACGGTCACCAAACAGGATACAAGCGTGTCGGAGCAATTTGCTTACATCATGATCATAATAAGTTACAAAGCATGGAAGAGCGTTTGTACAACCGGCGTGAAGAAGCACCTGAAATTGGGGAGATTATTCGTCTATCTTCGCAAGACGTAAAAACACGATTTCCTGTATTAAGTGACGAATACGAAGCATTATATGTAAGCGGAGCTGCTCGAGTGGACGGACGTGCATTGCGACGTTCTCTTATTCATGCTGCTATTCAATTAGGGGCAACATATATAAAAGGAAGTGCGACACTTCTACATAAAAATAACCGAGTCATTGGTGCTACAGTGGCAAATAAATGTTACGAAGGGGATGCTGTCATTGTTGCGGCAGGTGTTTGGGCGAAATCGTTACTTTTACCGCTAAGTATCGATTTTCTCATTACCCCACAGCGAGCACAAATCGTCCATCTACAAAACCTTGAGCAACATACTGATCATTGGCCTGTCGTCATGCCACCAAACAACCAATATATACTCGCCTTCCCAAAAGGAAAAATTGTCGTTGGAGCTACACATGAAGATGGTGTTGGCATCGATTGTCGCGTGACTGCTGGTGGAATATATGAAGTGTTACATAAAGCGTTAACCGTCGCCCCCCATCTTGCTGATTGGACTCACGTAGAAACACGTGTCGGCTTCCGACCTCACGCACCGAACTTTTTACCTGTATTCGGTGCCGTCCCACAAATTGAAGGTCTTTATGTTGCAAACGGCCTTGGGGCATCCGGTTTGACTGCAGGACCATACGTTGGCTTCGAACTAGCCAAAATGATTCTCGGGCAATCTACCTCATTACAACGAAGCGACTACGATGTCGCTCAGGCGATTCGATTTCTTTGA
- a CDS encoding DUF2294 domain-containing protein, with protein sequence MKTKGELEDQISRALTQWEKEYLGRGPLSVKTDILRNMVIVQLRGILTPAEKVLCETKEGMLSIKRIRADLIESGSEHLKQMIYTLTGKQVTSMHTDISTKTGERMIVFLLQEPIDIQG encoded by the coding sequence GTGAAAACAAAAGGAGAACTAGAAGATCAAATTAGTCGCGCGCTCACCCAATGGGAAAAAGAATATTTAGGCCGCGGTCCACTCTCTGTGAAAACAGATATTTTACGAAATATGGTCATCGTACAGTTGCGCGGTATTTTAACTCCTGCTGAAAAAGTATTGTGCGAAACAAAAGAAGGGATGTTGTCGATTAAACGCATTCGCGCAGATTTAATCGAGTCAGGTAGCGAGCATCTAAAACAAATGATTTATACATTGACAGGTAAGCAAGTAACAAGCATGCATACAGATATTAGCACAAAAACAGGAGAACGAATGATCGTCTTTTTATTACAAGAACCAATCGATATACAAGGTTGA
- a CDS encoding permease produces the protein MEKVVDKKGDLASLILFILIMVLFLFGDVLVKGVNVPSFTLQVGTIFLSILLEAIPFILLGVFASSLIQTFVSEQMVQKWIPKRPLAALVPAAVVGALLPICECAIIPVVRRLIAKGMPLHVGVVIMVTAPILNPVVFASTYYAFSSNMSIVYGRMGIAFVASLIIGLIVYVIFQNHLPLKSIKHSHDHHVNSRLTATLTHAIDEFFDVGRYLIIGAFVASFFQVVINREILVEVGQHEIIGPALMMGLAYVLSLCSEADAFVAASFTSTFTPASLLAFLIYGPMIDFKNTLMMLAYFRRIFVVIFIGVVTTVVYVCIYIFHFIG, from the coding sequence ATGGAGAAAGTGGTTGATAAAAAAGGGGATTTAGCTTCATTAATATTGTTTATATTGATCATGGTCTTATTTTTATTTGGGGATGTTCTTGTTAAGGGAGTAAACGTTCCTTCATTTACTTTACAAGTAGGAACAATTTTTTTAAGTATCTTGTTGGAGGCTATTCCGTTTATTTTATTAGGTGTATTTGCTTCTTCATTAATTCAGACGTTCGTTTCGGAACAGATGGTACAAAAGTGGATTCCGAAACGCCCATTAGCTGCACTTGTTCCAGCGGCAGTTGTTGGTGCCCTGCTACCTATTTGTGAATGTGCCATTATTCCTGTTGTTCGTCGACTCATCGCAAAAGGAATGCCGCTTCATGTAGGGGTAGTTATTATGGTAACGGCACCGATTTTAAACCCTGTTGTATTTGCGTCTACGTACTATGCGTTTTCGTCAAATATGTCTATCGTTTATGGAAGAATGGGCATTGCATTTGTTGCGTCTTTGATTATTGGTTTAATTGTTTATGTTATTTTTCAGAATCATTTGCCATTAAAGTCGATTAAGCATTCACATGATCATCATGTAAATAGTCGGCTAACAGCAACGTTGACTCACGCAATTGATGAGTTTTTTGATGTTGGTCGCTACTTAATTATTGGTGCATTTGTCGCTAGTTTCTTTCAAGTTGTGATTAATCGTGAAATATTAGTTGAAGTTGGACAACACGAAATAATTGGTCCGGCTTTAATGATGGGGCTTGCTTATGTGTTGTCACTTTGTTCAGAGGCAGATGCGTTTGTTGCGGCATCGTTTACATCGACATTTACTCCAGCGTCTCTGTTAGCATTTTTAATATATGGTCCAATGATTGATTTTAAAAATACGTTAATGATGCTTGCATATTTTCGGCGAATATTTGTCGTTATATTTATCGGTGTTGTGACGACTGTTGTGTATGTGTGCATCTATATATTTCACTTCATAGGATGA
- a CDS encoding MerR family transcriptional regulator, which yields MESYKHKKVISIGIVSELTGLSPRQIRYYEERQLIFPDRSKGTRKYSFADVEWLVEIANKREEGVQTREIRYEMMKEIRETMRKGQINAHFRSRM from the coding sequence ATGGAATCGTATAAACATAAAAAAGTCATTTCGATTGGTATTGTTAGTGAGTTAACAGGTTTGTCACCGAGACAAATTCGGTATTATGAAGAACGCCAACTTATTTTTCCTGATCGATCAAAAGGAACGAGAAAGTATTCCTTTGCTGATGTTGAATGGCTTGTTGAGATCGCAAACAAACGCGAGGAAGGAGTGCAAACACGAGAAATTCGTTATGAAATGATGAAAGAAATTCGTGAAACGATGAGAAAAGGACAAATCAACGCGCATTTTCGTTCTCGTATGTAA
- a CDS encoding sodium-dependent bicarbonate transport family permease → MQEMVINNLTSPAILFFILGIIAALVKSDLKLPTGLNESLSIYLLIAIGMKGGIELAEHSFHELIRPLVGTLSLGVIIPIMTFAICRRLGIDRKNATGIAATYGSVSIVTFGAALAFVEQANMSYESYMNAFVVLLESPAIIVSLVILKLLENRSYKQEVVYRFSATSVYGPIIKEGLFGKSVFLMVGSLLVGLIGGERALTIVKPLFIDLYPSVLVLFLLGMGLTAGNQLAAVRKYGIKLLALGILLPPVYGFLGVVIGYYSGLSLGGTILLSVLAASASYIAAPAAMRASVPEANPAIYLGMALGLTFPFNLTIGMPLYYEMAKWFY, encoded by the coding sequence ATGCAAGAAATGGTGATCAACAATTTAACATCCCCAGCCATTTTATTTTTTATTCTCGGCATTATTGCTGCTCTTGTCAAATCAGATTTAAAATTACCTACCGGGTTAAATGAATCGTTAAGCATCTATTTGTTAATCGCAATCGGAATGAAGGGCGGCATTGAACTTGCAGAACATTCTTTTCATGAACTTATTCGCCCGTTAGTTGGAACGTTGTCACTTGGTGTGATTATTCCAATTATGACGTTTGCGATTTGCCGTCGTCTTGGTATTGATCGCAAAAATGCAACCGGCATTGCAGCGACTTACGGATCCGTTAGCATCGTTACGTTTGGTGCCGCACTTGCTTTTGTTGAACAAGCAAATATGTCATACGAAAGCTATATGAATGCCTTTGTCGTCTTATTAGAGAGCCCTGCAATTATCGTGTCGCTCGTCATATTGAAATTGTTAGAAAATCGCTCATATAAGCAAGAAGTAGTATATCGTTTCTCAGCTACATCTGTATACGGACCGATCATTAAAGAAGGACTATTTGGAAAAAGCGTCTTTTTAATGGTCGGTAGCCTTCTCGTTGGGTTAATCGGCGGCGAACGCGCCCTTACGATTGTTAAACCGTTGTTTATTGATTTATACCCAAGTGTTCTCGTCCTCTTTTTACTAGGGATGGGATTAACAGCAGGAAATCAACTTGCAGCCGTACGTAAATATGGGATCAAACTGCTCGCATTAGGTATTCTTTTACCTCCTGTATACGGGTTTTTAGGAGTGGTGATCGGTTATTATTCAGGGCTATCTTTGGGAGGAACCATTTTACTTAGCGTGCTTGCTGCAAGTGCTTCATATATCGCTGCTCCAGCAGCGATGCGCGCATCCGTTCCTGAAGCAAATCCTGCGATTTATCTTGGCATGGCACTCGGGCTTACATTTCCGTTTAACTTAACGATCGGCATGCCACTATATTATGAAATGGCTAAATGGTTTTATTGA
- the yidC gene encoding membrane protein insertase YidC codes for MKKWIILFFVFLLSACNRNVPITEHSQGVWDHYFVYPMSKLLLMLGHAFQENYGLAIIALTIVVRFGLLPLIIKQFRANIAMQRIRPEIQKLQQKYKGTDMETQRKLQQEMMQLYQKHGVNPMSGCLPIFIQMPIFMALYYAISRTEEIKLHSFLWMQLGHRDPYFIMPILASLTTFISMRLSPTATTAEVATQMKMMSYIMPVMIFMGASSVPSALSLYWVVGGCFSIIQSLIMRAQWKRYDTEVAK; via the coding sequence ATGAAAAAATGGATTATTTTATTTTTTGTATTTTTATTAAGTGCATGCAATCGAAATGTACCAATTACAGAACATAGTCAAGGTGTATGGGATCACTATTTTGTTTACCCGATGTCAAAGCTATTACTGATGCTTGGACACGCATTTCAAGAAAATTACGGACTCGCTATTATTGCATTGACGATTGTTGTTCGCTTTGGATTGCTTCCGCTGATCATCAAACAGTTTCGTGCCAATATTGCGATGCAGCGCATTCGCCCGGAAATACAAAAACTTCAACAAAAATATAAAGGCACAGACATGGAAACGCAAAGAAAGCTACAGCAAGAAATGATGCAACTATATCAAAAACACGGTGTCAACCCAATGAGCGGTTGTTTACCGATTTTTATTCAAATGCCTATTTTTATGGCGCTGTATTACGCAATTTCGCGAACGGAAGAAATTAAACTGCACTCGTTTTTATGGATGCAGCTCGGTCATCGCGATCCGTATTTCATTATGCCGATATTAGCAAGCTTAACGACATTTATTTCGATGCGGTTATCTCCGACTGCTACAACAGCAGAAGTGGCTACACAAATGAAAATGATGTCATATATTATGCCTGTTATGATTTTCATGGGAGCGAGTTCTGTCCCTTCGGCTTTGTCGCTATATTGGGTCGTTGGTGGATGTTTTTCAATTATTCAGTCGCTTATCATGCGTGCACAATGGAAAAGATACGATACAGAAGTTGCCAAATAA
- a CDS encoding TIGR03943 family putative permease subunit: protein MMMIRGVLLCGYALLFIKLLLSGNLTNYIAPKMLPFIYFATFTLLLLGSIQIWRKEEDRCCHHCEGGHHVPKTVGQSIRVYGVFIVPLLIGFMFSNYVLDSSLAAKRGVQLGGREISEENKQIVEQFLEDPEGYMENIDEQIENIMQDEGMEKVEKQEQLKEDLLEAQTVVVNDDKYVSTLNFINEQIDAMIGKRIEITGFVFRERDFAANEFVVARYGLTCCVADATVYGILVKTDEAAKWENDTWVKVEGIIDETTYRERFVPVIIKPSVTVVNAPEQPYVYEY from the coding sequence ATGATGATGATTCGAGGTGTTTTATTGTGTGGATATGCTTTATTGTTTATCAAATTATTATTAAGCGGGAACTTGACAAACTATATCGCCCCTAAAATGTTACCTTTTATTTATTTTGCAACGTTCACACTTTTACTACTTGGAAGTATACAAATATGGAGAAAGGAAGAGGATAGATGTTGTCATCATTGTGAAGGGGGGCATCATGTTCCGAAAACAGTCGGACAAAGCATACGAGTGTATGGAGTGTTTATTGTTCCTTTGCTTATCGGTTTTATGTTTTCGAACTATGTACTAGATAGCTCACTTGCAGCTAAACGTGGTGTGCAGTTAGGTGGAAGAGAAATAAGTGAAGAAAATAAACAGATCGTCGAACAGTTTTTAGAAGATCCAGAAGGATATATGGAAAATATTGATGAGCAAATTGAAAATATTATGCAAGATGAAGGTATGGAAAAAGTTGAGAAACAAGAACAGTTAAAAGAAGATTTGTTAGAGGCGCAAACAGTTGTTGTAAACGATGACAAGTACGTATCAACGTTAAATTTCATTAACGAACAAATCGATGCTATGATTGGGAAAAGAATTGAAATTACAGGATTTGTATTTCGGGAACGTGATTTTGCTGCAAATGAGTTCGTTGTTGCACGTTATGGATTAACTTGTTGTGTGGCTGATGCAACCGTTTATGGGATATTAGTAAAAACAGACGAGGCAGCAAAGTGGGAAAACGATACATGGGTAAAAGTTGAAGGGATTATTGATGAAACGACATACAGAGAAAGGTTTGTTCCCGTAATCATAAAGCCAAGTGTCACCGTTGTGAATGCGCCAGAGCAACCGTACGTATATGAGTATTAA
- a CDS encoding iron-containing alcohol dehydrogenase family protein, which produces MNIPIPSILEIGEGVIWRIDELMKTYRFSKAVILFDDFTYQTYENEMKRAISSASVHTVFLPPQLDIVDIMKKAFELPHCDVMMAMGGGAVIDCGKYMAFLRQVPFLSIPTSASNDGFASTNCSLLVNGKKTTVPAKVPFGILADLHIVQQAPNRFILAGVGDLMSNITALYDWEFEQNHGVSRVNAFAAMISKKAVNSFIRTPMQNIKHPIFLKELISSLTMGGISTVISGNSAPISGSEHLISHALDQISESPHMHGIQVGIATYIMAHVQQHRAERITKVFTRTGFFDYVKTLRLNKKEYREAIDIAPTIKPNRYTYIHDEQYRKRAIQLLDEDPILQEIFV; this is translated from the coding sequence ATGAACATCCCCATTCCATCCATTCTTGAAATTGGCGAAGGTGTCATTTGGCGCATCGACGAGCTGATGAAAACGTATCGTTTTTCCAAAGCTGTTATCTTATTTGATGATTTCACTTACCAAACGTACGAGAACGAAATGAAGCGAGCCATTTCATCTGCTTCTGTTCATACTGTTTTCTTACCACCGCAGCTTGATATCGTCGACATTATGAAAAAGGCGTTTGAACTTCCTCACTGTGATGTCATGATGGCGATGGGTGGCGGAGCAGTCATTGACTGCGGTAAATATATGGCGTTTTTACGACAAGTGCCGTTTCTTAGCATACCGACATCTGCGTCAAATGACGGGTTTGCAAGCACAAACTGCTCGTTACTTGTCAATGGTAAAAAAACAACCGTTCCCGCTAAAGTACCATTCGGGATTTTAGCTGATTTACATATTGTTCAACAAGCACCGAATCGTTTTATTTTAGCAGGCGTTGGGGACTTAATGTCCAATATTACGGCGTTGTATGACTGGGAATTTGAACAAAACCATGGAGTCAGTCGGGTAAACGCTTTTGCGGCGATGATCAGTAAAAAAGCAGTCAATAGCTTCATTCGTACGCCGATGCAAAACATTAAGCATCCCATTTTTTTAAAAGAATTAATTAGTTCCTTAACAATGGGCGGCATTTCAACAGTTATTAGTGGAAATAGTGCACCCATTAGCGGATCTGAACATTTAATCTCCCATGCGCTCGATCAAATTAGCGAATCACCGCATATGCATGGCATTCAAGTCGGGATCGCTACGTATATCATGGCACACGTACAACAACATCGGGCGGAACGCATTACAAAAGTGTTTACACGTACCGGATTTTTTGACTACGTTAAAACATTACGTTTAAATAAAAAAGAATATCGAGAAGCGATCGACATCGCACCAACGATCAAGCCAAACCGTTATACGTATATTCATGATGAACAATATCGTAAGCGCGCCATTCAACTTCTTGACGAAGACCCTATTTTACAAGAGATTTTCGTATAA